The following proteins are co-located in the Triplophysa dalaica isolate WHDGS20190420 chromosome 2, ASM1584641v1, whole genome shotgun sequence genome:
- the fbxo10 gene encoding F-box only protein 10: MVHTDMEVGSLPVELWRLILAYLPLPDLGRCCLVCRAWRELILSLDSTRWRQLCLGCPECRHPNWPRRPHLPPPSWREALRQHSLASRTWTQNGSELHSSACLHLFRRRKDRRVWHVGTVAGGGYETLRGALAAAGPYDKVVLHAGVYEEQVEVALKVPVEIVGVGKLGDVSLLVCFDQQCPTARLCNLVFMPGWFSPVVYKTSSGHVQLDNCNFEGCQLHIRGPGTCQARFCSFAQGSSAHFLGVAISLMDSCEFSGGDSASVTVEGAPVSERNWAYKHLVALAKTFTVMTNNASTDRTKHEGKDSSETDSPGDTTLEGVNTMEDWNKQEVDWETNWTKLKKGDNLIPGQDGTVIDEDGMETSSESSEEEEEKDSEKNTAFKLSYEQHGLAHLSKPHLPDSSALPELLNLSRELQRDAEARELATSVQGCLLRHCLLRDGKGGVHLCNHGQARLEANVFRGLNYAVRCIQNAKMVMLRNEVCGCKASGVFLRLSAQGLIAENNIHSNGEAGLDIRKGANPFILCNRIHSGLRSGIVVLGNGRGSIRSNQIYSNKEAGVYILFNGNPVVSGNHIFQGLAAGIAVNENGRGLITENVIRQNQWGGADIRRGGDPVLRNNFICYGYSDGVVVGERGRGLIEGNHIYGNRGCGVWVMSSSLPQLIGNYITHNRMYGLAVFCRKDADLTVSRDGYRERGVVVGERDRGGPENFNEEGELMAWESDIDSEEERFSSRRPITVALVENNCMSHNGVVGVYVKSSEPLNVVANMVNNNRGAGVSIIQSAQLTRLVGNCMLGNGWMGVTVDRECRVELRGNGVYSNGCHGVCFRGDGLIVENDVVGNNSVGIRVMDNTDVKVLRNRVQAVRGYGISVKERVRGVVQENLVYQGHPTNTKAPIRTNPRNQECVVLNNSLLTPRSQILWALENPPPRPQNTNLSSVPPSTNPAHLAITMTNRITASVESGCHNNGSIFCSIL; encoded by the exons ATGGTCCATACAGATATGGAGGTGGGAAGTCTGCCTGTTGAACTATGGCGCCTCATCCTGGCATACCTGCCTCTACCAGACCTGGGCCGCTGCTGTCTAGTGTGCAGAGCCTGGCGTGAACTCATTCTGAGTTTGGACAGCACTCGCTGGCGCCAGCTCTGTCTGGGATGCCCCGAATGTCGCCACCCGAACTGGCCCCGTCGTCCCCACCTGCCTCCACCCTCCTGGAGGGAGGCTCTCCGTCAGCACTCTCTCGCCAGTCGCACCTGGACCCAGAATGGCTCTGAGCTCCACTCGTCCGCTTGCCTCCATCTTTTCCGGCGACGGAAAGATCGCAGGGTTTGGCACGTTGGGACAGTTGCAGGGGGTGGTTATGAGACGCTAAGAGGGGCCTTGGCTGCGGCAGGGCCGTACGATAAGGTGGTGCTTCATGCGGGTGTGTATGAGGAACAGGTGGAGGTGGCTCTCAAAGTGCCGGTGGAGATTGTTGGAGTGGGGAAGTTGGGCGACGTGTcgttgttggtttgttttgaccAGCAGTGCCCGACAGCGAGGCTGTGTAATTTAGTGTTCATGCCAGGGTGGTTTTCACCTGTGGTTTATAAG ACGTCCTCGGGTCATGTCCAGCTAGACAACTGTAACTTCGAGGGGTGTCAACTGCACATCAGGGGGCCCGGAACATGTCAGGCCCGCTTCTGCTCCTTTGCCCAGGGAAGCTCTGCCCACTTTCTGGGTGTGGCCATCAGTTTAATGGACAGCTGTGAATTCTCAGGGGGAGATTCCGCTTCTGTCACTGTGGAAGGTGCTCCTGTCTCTGAACGTAACTGGGCGTACAAACACCTGGTCGCTTTGGCCAAGACCTTTACCGTGATGACTAATAATGCATCTACTGATCGAACCAAACACGAGGGTAAAGACAGCTCAGAAACGGATAGTCCTGGAGACACAACCTTAGAAGGAGTAAACACGATGGAGGACTGGAACAAACAGGAGGTAGATTGGGAAACCAACTGGACGAAACTGAAAAAAGGAGATAATCTCATTCCAGGTCAGGACGGCACGGTTATTGATGAAGATGGTATGGAAACATCAAGTGAATCAAGCgaggaagaagaagagaagGATAGCGAGAAAAACACAGCCTTTAAACTATCATATGAGCAACATGGGCTGGCGCATCTCTCCAAACCACATTTACCTGATTCGTCTGCTTTGCCTGAACTGTTGAATCTGTCTAGAGAACTACAGAGGGATGCAGAGGCAAGGGAATTGGCCACATCTGTTCAAGGCTGCCTGTTGCGTCACTGTCTGCTGCGGGATGGAAAAGGTGGTGTGCACCTGTGCAATCACGGTCAAGCTCGACTGGAGGCCAATGTGTTCAGAGGACTCAACTATGCAGTGCGCTGCATCCAGAATGCCAAA ATGGTAATGTTGCGTAATGAAGTGTGTGGGTGCAAGGCGTCTGGTGTGTTCCTGCGACTCTCTGCCCAAGGTCTCATTGCAGAGAACAACATTCATTCGAACGGAGAGGCGGGACTAGACATCCGCAAAGGGGCCAACCCTTTCATACTG TGTAACAGAATCCATAGCGGCCTTCGTTCCGGAATCGTTGTCCTGGGCAACGGGAGAGGTTCCATTCGCAGCAACCAGATCTACAGCAACAAGGAAGCTGGCGTTTATATTCTTTTTAACGGCAATCCTGTTGTCAG TGGAAATCACATTTTCCAGGGGCTTGCAGCAGGCATCGCTGTCAATGAGAATGGAAGAGGACTGATCACTG AGAACGTTATTAGGCAAAATCAATGGGGAGGTGCTGACATCCGTCGGGGAGGAGATCCAGTCCTGCGCAATAACTTCATCTGCTATGGCTATTCGGATGGTGTGGTGGttggagagagagggaggggtcTCATTGAAGGCAACCACATATATG GTAACAGAGGCTGTGGGGTGTGGGTAATGTCATCTAGTCTACCTCAGCTCATTGGAAACTACATTACTCACAACCGCATGTACGGGCTGGCCGTGTTCTGCCGGAAGGATGCAGATCTGACAGTGAGCCGAGACGGCTATCGAGAGAGAGGAGTGGTGGTAGGAGAGAGGGACAGAGGAGGGCCGGAGAACTTCAATGAGGAAGGGGAGCTGATGGCATGGGAAAGCGACATCGACAGCGAAGAAGAGCGATTCTCCTCCcgtagaccaatcacagttgCTTTAGTGGAAAACAACTGCATGAGTCACAATGGAG TGGTTGGAGTCTATGTGAAGAGCAGCGAGCCTCTGAACGTGGTTGCTAACATGGTAAACAATAACAGAGGAGCCGGCGTGTCAATCATTCAGAGCGCTCAGCTGACTCGTTTAGTCGGCAACTGCATGCTCGGTAACGGCTGGATGGGCGTGACCGTGGACCGAGAGTGCCGGGTGGAGCTCCGTGGCAACGGCGTCTATAGCAACGGCTGCCATGGGGTCTGTTTCCGGGGCGATGGGCTGATTGTGGAAAATGATGTGGTTGGAAATAATTCTGTCGGGATACGAGTGATGGACAACACGGATGTTAAA gtGTTGAGGAATCGTGTTCAGGCAGTGCGGGGTTATGGGATTTCTGTGAAGGAGCGGGTGCGTGGTGTGGTGCAGGAAAATTTGGTTTATCAGGGTCACCCTACGAATACTAAAGCCCCCATACGAACTAACCCACGGAACCAGGAGTGTGTTGTACTTAACAATTCCCTGCTCACCCCCAG ATCACAAATCCTTTGGGCTTTGGAAAATCCACCTCCCCGTCCTCAGAATACTAACCTTTCTAGTGTCCCTCCCTCAACAAACCCCGCTCACCTCGCCATCACCATGACAAACAGAATCACTGCCTCCGTTGAAAGCGGTTGCCATAACAATGGCAGCATCTTCTGCTCTATTCTATGA
- the polr1e gene encoding DNA-directed RNA polymerase I subunit RPA49 → MAATWQPCEETGQDAFLVKFSNGYVNNAEELNIKLLKHTDDVNPRKRNKRIVVAESDRLAYVGSNFGSASLQCNNMCRYFVGVLDKSSMQMKVHNAQLFSMQPIIPGEADAANENTTQAETFREKVDALIEAFGTTKQKRALTSRRLNEVGNDTLQQAVAFAANTIINEKGVEALQNAVAEKEAQTDIANILPSCNPEADKPEDVYPFNKLLSPFELEALKDVGVKMAELTPEDLKKMKDEGCPQTVLSQLEFLPKEEKARERLSRCIWYLSFLIKVSHQRNINRKFGVEEGCPQIIINKVLKNFTVESFHNGSLRNTLSTSMRMKLASYCLALLLHMGDQTADLTLLHRDLGISDARMLELAKGMGLTMSRQPSCNTGDTGTQDDHRIASLVVPLVRYVRNVESRKRKKMR, encoded by the exons ATGGCGGCGACCTGGCAACCATGTGAAGAAACAGGGCAAGATGCTTTTCTAG TTAAATTCTCGAATGGATACGTGAACAATGCTGAGGAACTGAACATCAAACTCCTGAAACATACAGATGACGTCAACCCTAGAAAGAGAAACAAACGGATTGTG GTCGCAGAATCAGACAGACTTGCATATGTTGGAAGCAACTTTGGTTCTGCGTCATTACAATGTAATAACATGTGCAG GTATTTTGTGGGAGTCCTTGACAAGAGCTCCATGCAAATGAAAGTTCATAATGCCCAGCTGTTCTCTATGCAACCTATAATACCAG GTGAAGCGGATGCCGCcaatgaaaacacaacacaagctGAGACGTTCAGAGAAAAG GTGGATGCTCTCATTGAAGCGTTCGGGACAACTAAACAGAAGCGTGCGCTCACCTCCAGAAGACTCAATGAGGTGGGCAATGACACACTGCAGCAGGCTGTGGCTTTTGCCGCCAACACCATCATAAATGAGAAAGGAGTGGAAG CTCTGCAGAATGCTGTAGCTGAAAAAGAGGCTCAGACAGATATAGCAAACATCCTTCCTTCGTGCAACCCCGAGGCAGACAAACCAGAAGATGTTTACCCCTTTAACAAGC TGTTGTCTCCATTTGAGCTTGAGGCCCTGAAGGATGTTGGTGTGAAGATGGCAGAGCTGACCCCTGAAGATCTGAAGAAGATGAAAGATGAGGGCTG TCCGCAGACTGTTCTTAGTCAACTTGAGTTCCTGCCTAAAGAAGAAAAAGCTCGTGAAAGATTGTCTCGGTGCATCTGGTATCTGTCTTTCCTCATTAAAGTctcacatcagagaaacataaaccgtaaat TTGGTGTTGAGGAAGGGTGTCCTCAAATCATCATCAACAAAGTGTTGAAGAATTTCACAGTGGAGAGTTTCCATAATGGCAG CTTGAGGAACACTTTGTCAACGTCCATGCGGATGAAACTGGCTTCTTACTGTTTGGCTTTACTGCTTCACATGGGTGACCAGACAGCTGACCTTACACTCCTACACAGAGACCTGGGCATCAGTGACGCCAG GATGTTGGAGTTGGCCAAAGGCATGGGGCTGACTATGTCCCGTCAACCATCTTGCAATACAGGAGATACTGGAACCCAGGATGACCACAGGATTGCCTCTCTGGTTGTTCCACTGGTCCGCTATGTGCGAAACGTCGAAAGCAGGAAACGCAAAAAGATGAGATGA